Proteins co-encoded in one Pyxidicoccus xibeiensis genomic window:
- a CDS encoding serine/threonine-protein kinase → MDPLLSTRIGEFIVEERIGSGGMGVVYRATHPLIGKQVAIKVLRAELVSPQQVERLLIEARAVNAIRHPGIIDIFGFGDLPDGRPYIIMELLRGDSLSTRIRQQGRLDVGTCLWILDQMLAALGAAHRSGVVHRDLKPGNVFIAEGMDGTHSVKLVDFGIAKLVRSHDGPTTVDGSILGTPEFMAPEQIRGAPVSPSMDLYAVGIIAFQMLTGSRPFNGEPYQVMFAHIEQVPPLPSSRVPGIPPELDTLVLQLLAKQPELRPESAEAVRQALKRVPAPGPHQTRPAPAHPVASAPEEQTRTTRVYPVAAPPPASRRDWRWGVGAVLLAAATGGTLLLWPSQSDGVSESPPAAEPTKPAAIAMPVPERPAAPEEKPQGQETVASGEVVAFEQPLQGEPPTQPEEEASSDRPSEHPAAPPKASRPKPRNKRSPEPEERNQRPEDAQVQTPDEAPAANSNTAAGLTRPQASAPVPTTAPVQPTPQAPSTAAANTTGLAQSSASPLRTPEDLQLDLLAEIDTSAKWLRDNARINVANSDAMARLEILRLSAKNVTAADEYALIRKELAQWKEKLEGRAEATSPVSQEVSLDNLLSAIEKAEAWWITKTHARFKNSTRQHYLNDLRRQAREATTPTQRKNLRDKLDAWQRKNEQQASDAAQ, encoded by the coding sequence GTGGACCCGCTGCTATCGACGCGAATTGGCGAGTTCATCGTCGAGGAACGCATCGGCTCGGGAGGGATGGGCGTCGTCTACCGCGCCACCCACCCGCTGATTGGCAAGCAGGTGGCCATCAAGGTGCTGCGCGCGGAGCTCGTCTCCCCGCAGCAGGTGGAGCGGCTGCTCATCGAGGCCCGCGCGGTGAATGCCATCCGTCACCCGGGCATCATCGACATCTTCGGGTTTGGAGACCTGCCCGACGGCCGCCCCTACATCATCATGGAGCTGCTTCGGGGGGATTCCCTGTCGACGCGCATCCGCCAGCAGGGGCGGCTCGATGTCGGCACCTGCCTCTGGATTCTCGACCAGATGCTCGCGGCGCTCGGGGCCGCTCACCGCTCGGGCGTGGTTCACCGGGACCTGAAGCCCGGCAACGTGTTCATCGCCGAGGGCATGGACGGAACACACTCGGTCAAGCTGGTGGACTTTGGCATCGCCAAGCTGGTGCGCTCGCATGACGGGCCCACCACGGTGGATGGCTCCATCCTCGGGACGCCGGAGTTCATGGCTCCCGAGCAGATTCGCGGAGCGCCTGTCAGTCCTTCGATGGACCTCTACGCGGTCGGCATCATCGCGTTCCAGATGCTCACTGGCTCGCGCCCGTTCAACGGCGAGCCGTACCAGGTGATGTTCGCTCACATCGAGCAGGTACCGCCCCTTCCCTCGTCGCGGGTACCGGGCATTCCTCCCGAGCTCGATACGCTCGTGCTCCAGCTCCTGGCGAAGCAGCCGGAGCTGCGCCCCGAGTCCGCGGAGGCCGTGCGCCAGGCGCTGAAGCGTGTTCCCGCCCCGGGTCCTCATCAGACGAGGCCAGCTCCCGCGCATCCCGTCGCGAGTGCTCCGGAAGAGCAGACGCGAACCACCCGGGTGTACCCGGTGGCAGCGCCGCCTCCGGCGTCACGCCGTGACTGGCGATGGGGGGTGGGAGCGGTGCTGCTCGCGGCGGCAACTGGAGGGACCCTTCTCCTCTGGCCTTCGCAGTCGGATGGCGTTTCCGAGTCGCCTCCCGCAGCCGAGCCGACGAAGCCGGCAGCCATCGCGATGCCGGTTCCGGAGAGGCCTGCTGCGCCCGAAGAGAAACCGCAGGGGCAGGAGACCGTAGCTTCCGGCGAGGTCGTCGCCTTCGAGCAGCCCTTGCAGGGTGAGCCGCCAACACAGCCGGAGGAGGAAGCCTCCAGCGATCGTCCCTCTGAACACCCGGCCGCACCACCGAAGGCGTCGCGACCGAAGCCCAGGAACAAACGCAGCCCGGAGCCGGAAGAAAGGAACCAACGACCTGAGGATGCTCAGGTCCAGACGCCTGACGAGGCACCGGCCGCGAATAGCAACACAGCCGCGGGCCTGACACGACCGCAGGCGTCGGCACCAGTTCCCACGACAGCGCCAGTTCAGCCAACTCCGCAGGCACCGAGCACGGCTGCCGCGAACACGACTGGGTTGGCACAAAGCAGTGCCTCTCCCTTGAGAACACCCGAGGACCTGCAGCTTGATCTGCTCGCCGAAATCGATACGTCTGCGAAATGGTTGCGCGACAATGCGCGCATCAACGTCGCCAACTCAGATGCCATGGCCAGGCTCGAAATTTTGCGGCTGAGCGCCAAGAACGTGACCGCCGCCGACGAGTACGCCCTTATCCGCAAGGAGCTTGCCCAATGGAAGGAAAAGCTTGAGGGACGAGCAGAAGCAACCTCTCCCGTCAGTCAGGAAGTCTCCCTCGACAACCTACTCTCAGCCATCGAAAAGGCCGAAGCTTGGTGGATCACGAAAACGCATGCCCGCTTCAAGAACTCAACGCGGCAGCACTATCTCAATGACCTGCGCCGGCAAGCCCGGGAAGCAACCACGCCCACGCAGCGCAAGAACCTCCGAGATAAGCTTGACGCTTGGCAGCGGAAGAATGAGCAACAAGCCTCAGACGCGGCACAGTAA
- a CDS encoding serine/threonine-protein kinase → MDPLLSEPVGDFVIQERIGSGGMGVVYRATHRLIGKQAAIKVLRAELVSQQQVERLLIEARAVNAIRHPGIIDIFGFGDLPDGRPYIIMELLQGQSLSELIRQQRRIDVNATVWILDQMLAALGAAHRAGVVHRDLKPGNVFMAEGLDGTRSVKLVDFGIAKLVMSHDGPTTVDGSILGTPEFMAPEQIRGASVSPSTDLYAVGIIAFQMLTGSRPFNGEPFQVMFAHVEQLPPLPSSRAPGIPPELDTLVLQLLAKQPELRPESAEAVRQALKRIPLMGLASAPSSRPSPAPASVREEQTRTTTLPGLTPRPSVAKRAPRWIAGAALIAGVTGGAFLFWPSQPHSPPATTPVTEKAPTAANSIAESPKAEPPAPTEASSGEGIVPATAAQEPALPETAPAPSKETLAAEQPVPTAMPIRPAPSKLRGKEKTPGTPSGHLPEQSQGVSITEIGTLLEKRREAQPTPSPRDSSQPPTSPIPGKQGSPELQQAPAPQLEAPPPKAQPVPPERRTPILPRTGPQPADPNIAARLRNAEALYLERPAGSPRRRKVERELLRLHGLAVEADTADKRSKVLVELYKLEQRIKSPASSYIDENSENDTEIPDEPESVSPQPLKTDERTENEAETPDESISFSTQIDDRVKKLMDDLREEINEAERQYRAEAGASTPAPDPLEELSRLRQRAQKTPRAAARETLKKDILNWKKKFLNRNK, encoded by the coding sequence ATGGACCCACTGCTGTCGGAGCCGGTGGGCGACTTCGTCATCCAGGAGCGCATCGGCTCGGGGGGCATGGGCGTCGTCTATCGCGCCACCCATCGGCTCATTGGCAAGCAGGCAGCCATCAAGGTCCTGCGCGCGGAGCTCGTCTCTCAGCAACAGGTGGAGCGACTGCTCATCGAGGCCCGTGCGGTCAACGCCATCCGCCATCCGGGCATCATCGACATCTTCGGGTTCGGGGACCTGCCCGACGGTCGCCCCTACATCATCATGGAGCTGCTCCAGGGGCAGTCGCTCTCGGAGCTCATCCGCCAGCAGCGCCGAATCGATGTCAACGCGACGGTCTGGATTCTCGACCAGATGCTCGCCGCGCTCGGAGCCGCCCACCGGGCGGGTGTGGTCCACCGGGACCTGAAGCCCGGCAATGTGTTCATGGCCGAAGGCCTGGATGGCACCCGCTCCGTCAAGCTGGTCGACTTTGGCATTGCCAAGCTGGTGATGTCCCATGACGGCCCCACCACGGTGGACGGCTCCATCCTCGGGACACCGGAGTTCATGGCCCCCGAGCAGATTCGCGGGGCATCCGTCAGCCCCTCCACGGACCTGTACGCGGTGGGCATCATCGCGTTCCAGATGCTCACGGGCTCGCGCCCGTTCAACGGCGAGCCGTTCCAGGTGATGTTCGCTCACGTCGAGCAACTGCCCCCTCTTCCTTCGTCACGCGCGCCGGGCATTCCTCCTGAGCTCGACACACTCGTGCTCCAGCTGCTGGCGAAGCAGCCGGAGCTGCGCCCCGAATCCGCGGAGGCCGTGCGCCAGGCACTGAAGCGCATTCCTCTGATGGGGCTTGCGTCGGCCCCTTCGAGCAGGCCATCCCCCGCGCCCGCGAGCGTCCGGGAAGAGCAGACGCGGACCACCACGCTTCCCGGGCTGACGCCGCGTCCATCGGTGGCGAAGCGTGCGCCTCGGTGGATTGCCGGGGCGGCCCTCATCGCGGGGGTGACGGGTGGAGCCTTCCTCTTCTGGCCATCGCAGCCCCACAGCCCTCCGGCAACGACTCCCGTCACCGAGAAGGCACCAACCGCAGCCAACTCCATCGCAGAGAGCCCCAAGGCCGAGCCGCCTGCGCCCACCGAGGCTTCGTCCGGAGAGGGGATTGTTCCTGCCACGGCAGCGCAGGAGCCTGCGCTGCCGGAGACTGCACCCGCACCGTCCAAGGAGACTCTCGCCGCCGAGCAACCGGTTCCGACCGCGATGCCAATCCGCCCCGCTCCGTCGAAGCTCCGCGGGAAGGAGAAAACGCCGGGCACCCCTTCGGGCCATCTACCCGAGCAGTCCCAGGGCGTATCGATCACAGAGATAGGGACCCTGTTGGAAAAGCGCCGAGAGGCCCAGCCAACTCCGAGCCCGCGCGACTCTTCGCAACCACCCACGTCGCCCATCCCAGGGAAGCAGGGCTCGCCGGAGTTGCAACAAGCTCCTGCTCCACAGCTGGAGGCTCCGCCCCCAAAGGCTCAACCAGTTCCGCCAGAGCGTCGAACGCCCATCCTTCCCCGTACGGGCCCTCAGCCTGCGGACCCCAACATTGCAGCGCGGCTGCGCAATGCCGAAGCGCTGTATCTGGAACGACCCGCGGGAAGTCCTCGCAGGCGCAAGGTGGAGCGGGAGCTGCTAAGGCTTCATGGGCTCGCGGTGGAGGCTGACACTGCGGACAAGCGTTCGAAAGTGCTGGTGGAGCTCTATAAATTGGAGCAACGCATCAAGTCGCCCGCGTCCTCATATATCGACGAGAACTCCGAGAACGATACGGAGATTCCTGACGAACCCGAATCGGTCTCCCCTCAGCCTCTCAAGACCGACGAGCGCACCGAGAACGAGGCGGAGACCCCAGACGAATCCATATCGTTCTCTACACAGATCGACGACCGCGTGAAGAAGCTCATGGATGACTTGCGCGAGGAGATCAACGAGGCCGAGCGACAGTATCGCGCTGAGGCTGGTGCCTCTACCCCGGCACCTGATCCACTCGAGGAACTTTCCCGTCTTCGGCAACGCGCTCAAAAGACCCCGAGGGCCGCAGCGCGAGAAACCCTCAAGAAGGACATCCTCAACTGGAAGAAGAAGTTCTTGAACCGCAACAAGTAA
- the epsA gene encoding exopolysaccharide biosynthesis glycosyltransferase EpsA has product MSAAAPSTSSFSTGRPRLRIGQLSIDQLTFEDAIREIGRLVDLHQGGYVFTANVDHVVLAEDNAQFREAYSRATISVVDGMPIVWASKAMDVALPERIAGSDLILPLMQLGAERKWRVYLMGAGPGVAEKVAKLVGEKYGVEVVGWDSPMVRTDAGDAQNDPIVAKIREKDPHLLFVALGSPKQEVWISQVAHKLGPTVAIGVGAGFDFIAGTAKRAPQWISRAGFEWLYRLVNEPKRLWRRYILNDSRFATILLREFWQRTGGKPE; this is encoded by the coding sequence ATGAGCGCCGCTGCTCCCTCGACGTCTTCCTTTTCCACCGGCCGCCCGCGCCTGCGCATCGGCCAGCTCTCCATCGACCAGCTCACCTTCGAGGACGCCATCCGTGAGATTGGACGGCTGGTGGACCTGCACCAGGGTGGCTACGTCTTCACCGCCAACGTGGACCATGTCGTCCTGGCCGAGGACAACGCGCAGTTCCGCGAGGCGTACTCGCGCGCCACGATTTCGGTGGTGGATGGGATGCCCATCGTCTGGGCGTCGAAGGCGATGGATGTGGCGCTGCCCGAGCGGATTGCGGGCTCGGACCTGATTCTTCCGCTGATGCAGCTGGGGGCGGAGCGCAAGTGGCGCGTGTACCTGATGGGCGCGGGGCCGGGAGTGGCGGAGAAGGTGGCGAAGCTCGTCGGCGAGAAGTACGGCGTGGAGGTGGTGGGCTGGGACTCGCCGATGGTGCGCACGGATGCCGGGGACGCCCAGAACGACCCGATTGTGGCGAAGATTCGCGAGAAGGACCCGCACCTGCTGTTCGTGGCGCTGGGGAGCCCGAAGCAGGAGGTGTGGATTTCGCAGGTGGCGCACAAGCTCGGGCCTACTGTGGCGATTGGCGTGGGCGCGGGGTTCGACTTCATCGCCGGCACGGCGAAGCGGGCACCGCAGTGGATTTCGCGCGCAGGGTTCGAGTGGCTGTACCGGCTCGTCAATGAGCCGAAGCGGCTGTGGCGGCGGTACATCCTGAATGACTCGCGCTTCGCCACGATTCTGCTGCGCGAGTTCTGGCAGCGGACGGGTGGGAAGCCGGAGTAG
- a CDS encoding caspase family protein: MSSALLLLALLTSGVAGANPPTPQATPAASRTASFALIIGVNRSHEQDLPVLRYADDDAARYLDLFRLLGARTYLLARLDDNTRRLHPQAAAEAMDPKHAELDTAVKRLSEDIALARSRGVETVAYVVYAGHGNVRNGEGYVSLEDGPLTAPMLSDQVVGALGAGRVHLIVDACYSYFLAYSRGPGGQRRPLPEGFTRAVGLAQADNVGLLLSTSSARESHEWEAFQAGVFNHEVRSGLFGAADADGDGQVSYREIAAFVERANAAIPNDRFRPQVHARPPKGSEQLVDLRPGLERRLEVEGSKGAHYVLEDANGVRLAEFHNAPSQSLRLLRPPPRGPVFLWRVGDATEFPIPAGPDVVTLESLSAEPVRVASRGAAHAAFQHIFTLPFGRESVTGFQFPSVPLPPPEPGFWGSRKSFGWSGLALGAASGGVGLWNTLKARDIRDGVTPDLPQQEAAARNSRIRRLNTTSGVLYGLGGAAVLGGALLLLWPEADTLPMASVGAEGAALGVSGAF; encoded by the coding sequence ATGAGCTCCGCACTCCTGCTCCTCGCCCTGCTCACCTCGGGCGTCGCGGGCGCCAACCCTCCGACGCCGCAAGCCACCCCGGCCGCGTCACGCACCGCCTCCTTCGCCCTCATCATCGGCGTCAATCGCAGCCACGAGCAGGACCTGCCCGTGCTGCGCTACGCGGACGATGATGCCGCGCGGTACCTCGACCTGTTCCGCCTGCTCGGCGCTCGCACGTACCTGCTCGCGCGGCTGGACGACAACACCCGCCGCCTCCACCCCCAGGCCGCCGCCGAGGCCATGGACCCGAAGCACGCCGAGCTGGACACCGCCGTGAAGCGCCTGTCCGAGGACATCGCCCTCGCTCGCAGCCGTGGCGTCGAGACAGTCGCCTACGTCGTCTACGCAGGCCACGGCAACGTGCGCAACGGCGAGGGCTATGTGTCCCTCGAGGACGGCCCCCTCACCGCGCCCATGCTCTCCGACCAGGTGGTGGGCGCGCTCGGCGCCGGCCGTGTCCACCTCATCGTCGACGCGTGCTACTCGTACTTCCTCGCCTACAGCCGCGGCCCCGGCGGACAGCGCCGCCCGCTTCCCGAGGGCTTCACCCGCGCCGTCGGACTCGCGCAGGCCGACAACGTGGGGCTCCTGCTGTCCACGTCCTCCGCTCGCGAGAGCCATGAGTGGGAGGCCTTCCAGGCCGGCGTCTTCAACCACGAGGTCCGCTCCGGCCTCTTCGGCGCGGCCGATGCCGACGGTGACGGGCAGGTGAGCTACCGCGAAATCGCCGCCTTCGTGGAGCGCGCCAACGCCGCCATCCCCAATGACCGCTTCCGCCCCCAGGTCCACGCCCGCCCTCCCAAGGGCTCCGAGCAGCTCGTCGACCTGCGCCCGGGACTGGAGCGCCGCCTCGAAGTCGAGGGCTCGAAGGGCGCGCACTACGTGCTCGAGGACGCCAACGGTGTGCGCCTCGCCGAGTTCCACAATGCCCCCAGCCAGTCCCTCCGGCTGCTGCGGCCTCCTCCGCGCGGCCCCGTCTTCCTGTGGCGCGTGGGGGATGCCACCGAGTTCCCCATCCCCGCCGGCCCGGATGTCGTCACGCTGGAGTCGTTGTCCGCCGAGCCCGTGCGCGTCGCCTCTCGCGGCGCCGCCCACGCGGCCTTCCAGCACATCTTCACCCTGCCCTTCGGCCGCGAGTCCGTCACCGGCTTCCAGTTCCCCTCCGTTCCCCTCCCTCCCCCGGAGCCCGGGTTCTGGGGCTCGCGCAAGTCCTTCGGCTGGAGCGGCCTGGCGCTGGGTGCGGCCTCTGGCGGCGTCGGCCTGTGGAACACGCTGAAGGCTCGCGACATCCGCGACGGCGTCACCCCGGACCTTCCGCAACAGGAGGCGGCGGCTCGCAACAGCCGCATCCGGCGCCTCAACACCACCAGTGGCGTGCTCTACGGCCTGGGCGGAGCGGCGGTCCTTGGCGGGGCGCTCCTGCTGCTGTGGCCCGAGGCCGACACGCTGCCCATGGCCTCCGTGGGTGCGGAGGGCGCCGCACTCGGCGTCTCGGGCGCATTCTGA
- a CDS encoding RNA polymerase sigma factor — translation MSDDAPAGDGPWLARFHAGEASVLNACYREHFDAVYRSASRVLSGVDAETVVHDVFLRLVSDEAVRRSFQGGSLAAWLNTLARNLAVDVVRRRQRERTALDRLAEEPRFDEEPSAPEPSLDAILLLERFRRERLPPKWAPVFEARFVRQLSQREAAAALGIRRTTLAYQELRVRQLLKKFLLSPEAR, via the coding sequence ATGAGCGACGACGCCCCGGCCGGGGATGGCCCGTGGCTCGCCCGCTTCCATGCCGGGGAGGCCAGCGTCCTCAATGCCTGCTACCGCGAGCACTTCGACGCCGTGTACCGCTCCGCGTCCCGCGTCCTGTCCGGGGTGGACGCCGAGACTGTCGTCCACGACGTCTTCCTGCGCCTGGTCTCCGATGAGGCGGTGCGCCGCTCCTTCCAGGGGGGGTCGCTCGCCGCCTGGCTCAACACCCTCGCGCGCAACCTCGCCGTGGACGTCGTGCGGCGCCGGCAGCGCGAGCGGACCGCCCTGGACCGGCTCGCCGAGGAGCCTCGCTTCGACGAGGAGCCCTCCGCGCCCGAGCCCTCGCTCGACGCCATCCTCCTGCTGGAGCGCTTCCGCCGCGAGCGGCTTCCCCCCAAGTGGGCCCCCGTCTTCGAGGCCCGCTTCGTCCGCCAGCTCAGTCAGCGCGAGGCCGCCGCCGCCCTCGGCATCCGCCGCACCACCCTGGCCTACCAGGAGCTGCGCGTCCGCCAGCTCCTCAAGAAGTTCCTCCTCTCCCCGGAGGCCCGATGA
- a CDS encoding imm11 family protein: MTRRFFELHDDVQVPGRWHLDTPVDSRGREVRDPDRFRQGTPVQVKGRLRIPIEEPGRPLDFTEAGLRIPIVHLKVAELFRELAPGNVQIIPVDIEGHPDQYLLLVATCLIRCIDEKASRIQLWTHEDGVPEMVGRYASVRDLRIDKAKVGDARVLRPEGWTGALIVSEDIKLGLERVKATGVKFTEV; this comes from the coding sequence ATGACCCGGCGCTTCTTCGAATTGCACGACGATGTCCAGGTCCCCGGCCGTTGGCACCTGGATACGCCTGTCGATAGCAGAGGCCGAGAGGTGCGTGACCCCGACCGATTCAGGCAGGGCACTCCCGTGCAGGTAAAGGGGCGCCTGAGGATTCCCATCGAAGAGCCCGGCCGACCGCTGGACTTCACGGAAGCGGGGCTGCGCATCCCCATCGTTCACCTCAAGGTGGCGGAGCTCTTCAGGGAACTGGCTCCAGGAAACGTGCAGATCATCCCGGTGGACATCGAGGGCCATCCGGACCAGTACCTCCTGCTGGTGGCGACCTGCCTCATCCGCTGCATCGACGAGAAGGCGTCCCGCATCCAGCTCTGGACGCATGAGGACGGCGTGCCAGAGATGGTGGGGCGCTACGCCTCCGTGCGCGACCTGCGAATCGACAAGGCGAAGGTCGGCGATGCGAGGGTGCTCCGGCCCGAGGGCTGGACGGGGGCCCTCATCGTCTCCGAGGACATCAAGCTGGGCCTGGAGCGTGTGAAGGCCACCGGCGTGAAGTTCACGGAGGTGTAG
- a CDS encoding anti-sigma factor, which yields MTSTCSLHPLVDRHFSGSIRPRDEQRMREHLPGCPTCRERYERQLLLSRLDPRAMDARTRLARGLGFEAREPVSPWRLALVPVAVACLALLMVRIPWSGTRTGEEGFTARGAGTAVTDARLLVYAVEPGGGTSLLGPSLRPEQELAFAFRNPDAHRFLMVFARDAAGRVYWYHPSWTDPATNPEAIAIPPGSTLRELPEAISHPLEPGPLTLHAVFLDAPLTVRQMETLLSEERPLEDVLPSGADSTALQLQVAP from the coding sequence ATGACTTCCACCTGCTCCCTCCATCCCCTCGTCGACCGCCACTTCTCCGGCAGCATCCGCCCGCGAGACGAACAGCGCATGCGCGAGCACCTTCCGGGCTGCCCCACCTGTCGCGAGCGCTATGAGCGGCAGCTGCTCCTCTCGCGGCTGGACCCGCGTGCGATGGATGCGCGCACCCGGCTGGCCCGGGGCCTCGGCTTCGAGGCGCGGGAGCCGGTGTCTCCCTGGCGCCTGGCGCTCGTCCCCGTCGCGGTTGCCTGCCTGGCGCTCCTGATGGTCCGCATCCCCTGGAGCGGCACCCGCACCGGTGAGGAGGGCTTCACGGCTCGGGGTGCCGGCACTGCCGTGACGGACGCGCGGCTCCTCGTCTACGCGGTGGAGCCCGGTGGGGGCACGTCGCTGCTCGGCCCCTCGCTCCGGCCCGAGCAGGAGCTGGCCTTCGCCTTCCGCAACCCCGACGCGCACCGCTTCCTCATGGTGTTCGCTCGCGACGCCGCGGGCCGCGTCTACTGGTACCACCCGAGCTGGACCGACCCGGCCACCAACCCGGAGGCCATCGCCATCCCGCCTGGCAGCACGCTCCGCGAGCTGCCGGAGGCCATCTCCCATCCGCTGGAGCCCGGCCCCCTCACCCTTCACGCCGTGTTCCTGGATGCGCCGCTCACCGTGCGGCAAATGGAGACACTGCTGTCGGAAGAGCGGCCTCTCGAGGACGTGCTCCCCTCCGGCGCGGACTCCACCGCGCTCCAGCTCCAGGTCGCCCCATGA
- a CDS encoding AHH domain-containing protein — MTLRCVAALLLFWVGVGCSTTRVVRLDTGTEFPIVHVPREEEDAETVELDEAEFTKALVELAHDVRPFANPLREARLLFGIPERSGVYWYESRGPRLLPQEEESDGPRLLESYADEELTRSYVRWCERKEQPGDCLRLLAEGPLLASDGKYTLAMAIAMDSVWEETAEALEDMADPQALLATVSASVSMYLLLWSLPEPVSKGLAALLTASAIAYLGVDTVWRLLDGWVTLVRKVDRATSFEQLREAGEAYGEVMGENAARIFVMLATAAIGNTAGLAAKAPKLPGSAQASLAVESQAGFQYVAIGGVQSVAMTAEGFTVALAPNAVAMAARGMRGGRTRDHHLATDKNSVSTARGGPWTPRFRKIFKKAGMELKDPENIVPVEGHKGPHPQRYHELVFAELDAATAHCRAVTACRASLSSALRRLAKEITTRGTELNLLVTRGATP, encoded by the coding sequence ATGACGCTCCGTTGCGTTGCGGCGTTGCTCCTGTTCTGGGTCGGAGTGGGCTGTTCGACGACCCGCGTGGTGCGTCTGGACACAGGGACTGAGTTCCCCATCGTCCATGTGCCACGTGAGGAGGAGGACGCCGAGACGGTGGAGCTGGACGAGGCCGAGTTCACGAAGGCCCTGGTCGAGCTCGCTCACGATGTACGGCCCTTCGCCAATCCGCTGCGAGAAGCCCGACTGCTCTTCGGCATTCCGGAGCGGAGTGGCGTGTACTGGTACGAGTCCCGTGGCCCACGGCTGCTCCCCCAAGAGGAGGAGAGTGACGGCCCACGCCTGCTGGAGTCGTACGCAGACGAGGAGCTGACGCGTTCCTATGTCCGCTGGTGCGAGCGCAAGGAGCAGCCCGGAGACTGCCTGCGCCTCCTGGCTGAGGGGCCCCTGCTGGCGAGCGATGGCAAGTACACGCTAGCCATGGCCATCGCCATGGACTCGGTCTGGGAGGAGACCGCCGAGGCGTTGGAGGACATGGCCGACCCGCAGGCGCTGCTGGCGACAGTGTCAGCCTCCGTCAGCATGTACCTGCTCCTCTGGTCGCTACCCGAGCCTGTGAGCAAGGGCCTGGCCGCTCTGCTGACGGCCTCAGCCATTGCCTACCTGGGCGTGGATACCGTGTGGCGCCTGCTGGATGGGTGGGTGACGCTGGTGAGGAAGGTGGACCGGGCCACCTCATTCGAGCAGCTCCGCGAGGCTGGCGAGGCGTACGGCGAAGTGATGGGAGAGAACGCCGCCCGCATCTTCGTCATGCTGGCGACTGCAGCCATCGGTAACACGGCGGGGCTGGCGGCGAAGGCACCGAAGCTGCCTGGCTCAGCGCAGGCGTCGCTCGCCGTCGAGTCCCAGGCGGGCTTCCAGTACGTCGCCATTGGCGGCGTGCAGTCGGTGGCGATGACCGCCGAAGGCTTCACTGTCGCGCTGGCGCCCAACGCGGTGGCCATGGCGGCCCGAGGCATGCGCGGCGGTCGGACCAGGGACCACCACCTCGCCACCGACAAGAACAGTGTCTCCACCGCGCGCGGCGGGCCCTGGACGCCAAGGTTCAGGAAGATCTTCAAGAAGGCCGGAATGGAGCTGAAGGACCCGGAGAACATCGTGCCCGTGGAGGGACACAAGGGACCGCATCCCCAGCGGTACCATGAGCTGGTCTTCGCGGAGCTGGATGCCGCGACGGCCCACTGTCGGGCAGTCACTGCATGCCGCGCATCCCTGAGTTCAGCACTCAGACGGTTGGCGAAGGAAATCACTACGCGCGGCACGGAGCTGAACCTGCTCGTCACCCGTGGAGCAACGCCATAG